In Candidatus Pantoea floridensis, the genomic window TTCTCCGTCATGGGTAATAGAAGAGGCTTTACCATGCAGTATCTCGCCAGCCTGGCCGACATGGCCGCCGTAAGCTTCGACAATCGCCTGATGGCCGAGACAAATACCGATAATTGGCAGACGGCCGCGCAGGGCTTGCAACAGATGCGGCATACAGCCGGCATCCTTTGGTGCGCCGGGACCCGGTGACAGCATCAGAATCGGATTCTCCATGTGCTGCAGGCGTTCAATCAGCACGTCAGCCGGTACGTTGTTGCGATAAATCACCACGTTGTGGCCGAAGGTGCGCAGCTGATCAACGAGGTTGTAAGTAAAGGAGTCGATATTATCGAGCAGCAGGATATCGGCCATCAGAAAATCTCCTTGCAGTGATGGGCAGTTGCGATGGCACGTAATACCGCACGCGCTTTATTGCGGCTCTCGTCCGCTTCTGCTTGCGGTTGAGAATCCAGTACCACGCCGGCGCCAGCTTGCACGGTGGCAACGCCGTCTTCTACCCAGGCCGAACGGATGACAATACACGTATCGAGGTCACCGTTAGCGGTGAAATAACCCACGGCGCCGCCGTAGCTGCCGCGACGGGTGCCTTCTTTTTCAGCAATCAGCTGCATGGCGCGAACTTTCGGCGCACCGCTCAGCGTGCCCATATTCATGCAGGCGCGATAGGCATGCAGCACGTCGAGGTCTTCACGTAGCGTGCCAACCACGCGTGACACCAGATGCATCACAAACGAGTAGCGGTCTACTTTGGTTAAATCAGCAACGTAGCGGCTGCCCGGTACGCAGATGCGTGCCAGATCGTTGCGCGCTAAATCAACCAGCATCAGGTGTTCCGCCATCTCTTTATGGTCGGTGCGCATTTCCAGTTCGATACGGCTATCAAGATCGCGATCCAGCGAGCCATCAGCGTGACGACCGCGCGGGCGCGTACCGGCAATCGGGTAGATCTCAATCTGCCGTGATGTGGCGTCATACTTCAGCGAGCTTTCCGGAGAGGCACCAAACAGCGCGAAGTCCTGATCCTGCATAAAGAACATGTAAGGACTTGGATTGCTGTTTTTCAGCGTGTCGTAAGCGGCGAGTGGTGAAGGGCACGGCAGCGAGAAGCGACGAGAAGGGACCACCTGGAAGATTTCGCCGATACGAATCGCTTCCTGCATCTCACGTACTACGCTGCAATACTCTTCATCGCTTTGGCTGGTGCTTAACGTCATCTGCTCAACGCGTTGCACGGGTAAGGCAGGTGCGGCTTGCGTCATCTGACCGCGTAGTTGCTCAATGCGGCCTTGCAGACGCTGAAACTCGCTGGTGGACGGGCTAAACAAGCTGGCCTGAAGGCGCGCACTGCGCTGTTGGTGGTCGATCACCAGCAGGGTTTCAGCCAGATAGAAGCAGTAATCCGGGCAGCGCTGTTCGTTGCGCAGTTGCGGTAAATCTTCAAAGCCTGCGACTAAGTCATAGGCGAAAAGCCCCCCTAGCAACATCGCTTCGCGCTCCTCTTCCGGGCTGTTAACCAGCTGGGGGATCAGGCGCAGGGCATCGAACACCGAAAGCGCTTTCAGGCGGGAATCTTCATCCTGTAAACCCTGCGGCTGGGAAAAATGGAGTTCACGACCGTCGGGACGCACTTCAATACGCACGTCAGAGGGCAGCGCCTCATCCAGCAGTGGCAAGATAGCGCGACCATTTTCAGACAGTGCTTTAATCGTAACGATATTGCCAAG contains:
- a CDS encoding anthranilate synthase component 1, whose translation is MAIAKPTLKLITGTAPYREDPAAVFHQLCGARPATLLLESADIDSKQNLKSLLIVDSALRVSALGNIVTIKALSENGRAILPLLDEALPSDVRIEVRPDGRELHFSQPQGLQDEDSRLKALSVFDALRLIPQLVNSPEEEREAMLLGGLFAYDLVAGFEDLPQLRNEQRCPDYCFYLAETLLVIDHQQRSARLQASLFSPSTSEFQRLQGRIEQLRGQMTQAAPALPVQRVEQMTLSTSQSDEEYCSVVREMQEAIRIGEIFQVVPSRRFSLPCPSPLAAYDTLKNSNPSPYMFFMQDQDFALFGASPESSLKYDATSRQIEIYPIAGTRPRGRHADGSLDRDLDSRIELEMRTDHKEMAEHLMLVDLARNDLARICVPGSRYVADLTKVDRYSFVMHLVSRVVGTLREDLDVLHAYRACMNMGTLSGAPKVRAMQLIAEKEGTRRGSYGGAVGYFTANGDLDTCIVIRSAWVEDGVATVQAGAGVVLDSQPQAEADESRNKARAVLRAIATAHHCKEIF